TACTTGACCACCGACTAAGCCAGCCGCGCCTAATGCTTTACCCAGACGAATGATGACTTGTAATACTCTATCTCTGGGTACATTTGCAGGAGTTTGGGCGGCTACGTGTTCAAAGGCTAAAGCCAATAAACCGTCTCCTGCCAAAATAGCGACATCTTCACCATAAACTTTATGATTTGTGAGTTTACCGCGACGATAATCATCATTATCCATTGCGGGTAAATCATCATGAATCAATGACATGGTATGGATCATTTCTACGGCACAGGCTGTAGGCATGGCCATTTCTATTGTGCCACCAATCATGTCAGCAGTAGCGAGACAGAGAATAGGACGAACTCGTTTACCTCCAGCTAAGAGTGAGTAGCGCATGGCTTCATAAATCTTTTCTGGATAAACGACGGTAATGGAATTGTCCAAAGCCTGTTCGCAAAGCTGTTGTCGTTCTTTGAGATAGGTAGCGAGGTTAAAACTAGCCGATTCTGATTTTTTTGGGGTTTCCAATCTTTTATCCGTTGCTACCATGCTTTGTATTCCTCTTGACTTTTGAAAATATTGGGTTGTTTGTGATCTATGTACCAATTTTACGGGGGTTTGGGGCGGAAACACTCACAGGATTTTAGATTTTGGATTGAAAATCTTAAAGAGTTTCAAGTCCCCGAATTTGTGCGGGGAATAAATCTAAAATCCGCTGTTGATTCCCGTTGTACTGAGGAATCATGAATATTCATAAAAATTATTTCTCAGTTGCCTGTTGTTTGTAAATAGCTAGAAACAGTATTTTGCAATAACATGGCTACTGTCATTGGACCGATACCACCAGGAACAGGAGTAATATATTCTGCCACATTAGCGATCGCTTCAAATTGAATATCACCAACTAACCGACTTTTGCCATTACTATCTGTAACCCGGTTTATTCCTACATCTACCACAATTGCGCCCGACTTTACCATATCAGCACTAATCATGCCGGGAATACCGGTGGCAGCAATCAAGATATCAGCATTTTTGGTAATATCTTGTAAATCCTGGGTTTTAGAATGGGCAATGGTAACTGTAGCATTAGCTTCTAGTAGCATCAAAGCCATCGGTTTACCTACTAAAATACTCCGTCCTACAACCACAGCTTTTTTGCCCTGTAAAGGAATTTTATATTCTGCTAACAATCGCATCACACCGGCAGGAGTACAACTGCGTAAACCTGTTTCACCTCGCACCAGTCGTC
The DNA window shown above is from Anabaena sp. WA102 and carries:
- the crtE gene encoding geranylgeranyl diphosphate synthase CrtE; amino-acid sequence: MVATDKRLETPKKSESASFNLATYLKERQQLCEQALDNSITVVYPEKIYEAMRYSLLAGGKRVRPILCLATADMIGGTIEMAMPTACAVEMIHTMSLIHDDLPAMDNDDYRRGKLTNHKVYGEDVAILAGDGLLALAFEHVAAQTPANVPRDRVLQVIIRLGKALGAAGLVGGQVVDLESEGKSDISLETLNFIHNHKTAALLEACVVCGGIIAGASAEDVQKLTRYSQNIGLAFQIIDDILDITATQEQLGKTAGKDLTAQKVTYPSLWGIEESRAKAQQLVAEACAELESYGEKAIPLQALAHFIINRNN
- the folD gene encoding bifunctional methylenetetrahydrofolate dehydrogenase/methenyltetrahydrofolate cyclohydrolase FolD, with amino-acid sequence MKQTAKILDGKALADKIQQELSETISKLQGKIGRSPGLAVLMVGDNPASAAYVRNKEKSCAKVGIASFGNHFPTQTSQTELEEVIAQLNEDERVDGILVQLPLPNHLDAVSLLHQIAPDKDADGLHPVNLGRLVRGETGLRSCTPAGVMRLLAEYKIPLQGKKAVVVGRSILVGKPMALMLLEANATVTIAHSKTQDLQDITKNADILIAATGIPGMISADMVKSGAIVVDVGINRVTDSNGKSRLVGDIQFEAIANVAEYITPVPGGIGPMTVAMLLQNTVSSYLQTTGN